Proteins co-encoded in one Granulicella cerasi genomic window:
- a CDS encoding glycosyltransferase family 87 protein: protein MAQRETRTWQWLLLILGVAAFLWTARSEGSYGDFMPVYGSTRAAAEAHNPYLTQNAEQALLHSGAKPEWMAPPFWQEHSLVYPPATYYALLPLGWMSYSHATALWFTALAIALVGASILLLLLAPPPAKSSVAVGVMLVLATSGGLLRLGQISALAIGLAAIGGMLMAVGRARVFGCFCLGLAAIYKPQIGAPILLYFCFPQRTRKFAAVALLSFVLLEVAAGMALSGELHTTAWKADLHDQLQGGSSLHIVRGGKPDTGLIDAHALTVEVFPTDRSAALAAELITLVGVGLLAVGLTRAAPQDGTTRDLIGLAAVSVLLLLPVYHRSYDMRMLLLTLPALGVLWRIAPRWAAAISLGSVFLLFSTAKIILDHTHFSFATQQSVPFKLLVVHQQPLFVLIVALLWGGAALALSRSHDIKSSS, encoded by the coding sequence ATGGCTCAACGTGAAACCCGCACCTGGCAGTGGCTCCTGCTCATACTGGGCGTGGCGGCCTTCCTGTGGACGGCGCGCTCTGAAGGCTCCTATGGAGATTTCATGCCCGTCTACGGCAGCACGCGCGCGGCAGCCGAGGCCCACAATCCCTATCTGACGCAAAATGCGGAACAGGCGCTGCTGCACAGCGGTGCAAAGCCAGAGTGGATGGCTCCTCCGTTCTGGCAGGAGCACTCTCTGGTATATCCGCCGGCGACGTACTACGCGCTACTGCCGCTCGGCTGGATGAGCTACAGCCATGCCACTGCGCTCTGGTTCACCGCACTGGCCATTGCCCTCGTCGGTGCGAGCATCCTTCTGCTGCTTCTGGCGCCGCCTCCGGCGAAGAGTTCCGTTGCGGTAGGGGTCATGCTGGTGCTGGCCACGAGCGGTGGTCTCCTTCGTCTTGGGCAAATCAGTGCGCTCGCCATCGGCCTCGCGGCTATCGGCGGCATGTTGATGGCCGTCGGACGAGCTCGCGTCTTCGGCTGCTTTTGTCTCGGGCTGGCAGCTATCTACAAGCCGCAAATCGGTGCGCCAATCCTGCTCTACTTCTGCTTTCCCCAAAGGACACGGAAGTTTGCCGCAGTTGCGTTGCTCTCGTTTGTTCTGCTGGAGGTGGCGGCCGGCATGGCGCTTTCGGGAGAGCTCCACACTACCGCCTGGAAAGCGGATCTTCACGACCAGCTGCAAGGCGGCTCCTCGCTCCATATCGTGCGCGGCGGAAAACCTGACACCGGCCTGATCGACGCCCATGCGCTCACGGTTGAGGTATTTCCGACTGACAGAAGTGCCGCGCTCGCAGCCGAACTCATAACGCTCGTCGGCGTCGGTCTGCTGGCGGTCGGGCTCACTCGGGCGGCCCCGCAGGATGGCACGACCCGGGATCTGATCGGGCTTGCTGCCGTCTCCGTCCTGCTACTGTTACCGGTCTATCACCGCAGCTACGACATGCGGATGCTGCTGCTCACGCTGCCGGCGCTTGGAGTGCTTTGGAGAATAGCGCCACGGTGGGCGGCGGCGATTTCCCTAGGCAGCGTCTTCCTGCTGTTCTCGACCGCGAAGATCATCCTCGACCATACGCACTTCAGCTTCGCCACGCAGCAGAGCGTACCGTTCAAGCTTCTGGTGGTGCATCAGCAACCGCTCTTCGTGCTGATCGTTGCCCTGCTTTGGGGCGGAGCCGCGCTCGCTCTCTCCAGATCCCACGACATCAAGTCTTCCAGCTAA